One genomic region from Spirosoma sp. KCTC 42546 encodes:
- a CDS encoding DapH/DapD/GlmU-related protein, with product MSNHPEETDIFERMRAGEPLRKEDPEYGKFSEIVARSIRLCVEMNATATDVDQVRNRLSNIIGTEIDASTTIFPPFYTNFGRFIRLGKNIFINHACSFLDIGGITIEDDVQIGPRVNITSENHPINPGDRKTVILQPILIKRNVWIGAGATILPGVTIGENAIVAAGAVVSRNVPPNTVVAGIPAKVVKTV from the coding sequence ATGAGTAATCACCCAGAAGAAACAGACATTTTTGAGCGAATGCGGGCTGGCGAACCTCTTCGCAAGGAGGATCCTGAGTACGGTAAATTTAGCGAAATCGTAGCGCGCTCGATCCGGTTGTGCGTCGAGATGAACGCAACCGCAACTGATGTAGACCAGGTAAGAAACCGACTGAGCAATATAATTGGAACGGAGATTGATGCGTCTACCACCATCTTTCCCCCGTTTTATACCAACTTTGGCCGGTTTATTCGGCTTGGGAAAAACATCTTCATCAACCATGCATGTTCGTTCCTGGATATTGGCGGTATAACAATTGAAGATGATGTGCAGATTGGCCCCAGAGTCAATATTACCTCCGAAAATCACCCGATAAACCCCGGCGATCGCAAAACAGTTATTCTCCAACCCATTCTGATTAAACGGAATGTCTGGATTGGTGCAGGAGCCACTATCTTACCCGGCGTTACGATTGGCGAGAACGCCATTGTGGCCGCCGGAGCTGTTGTGAGTCGGAATGTCCCCCCAAATACCGTGGTCGCTGGCATTCCGGCGAAGGTGGTAAAAACAGTTTAG
- a CDS encoding carboxymuconolactone decarboxylase family protein — MSKNKLLSGILLFVLIASTTAMNAQQTTAINQELNAQQQRIVAISALAATGDLDGLKAQLGAGLDAGLTINEIKELLVQLYAYCGFPRSLNGISTFMKVLEERKANGIQDPIGKEILLTNDLSDNYERGRKLLEVLTKKPQPKPAPGFGEFAPRIDAFLKEHLFADVFDSDVLSYQQRELITIAALAAMPGVASQLQAHLKMGMNTGLTESQLVQVAGVIETFISRTQANSLREILAKPIVSVIETDMMIRIAELEIVLDYLGEYKAILKEEAARSVQLEPGVIAIFPMYEKEKPTQIRLIEVYANQAAYQSHLKTPHFQHYKTSTLKMVKSLKLINMAGLDPETMLNVFKKLK, encoded by the coding sequence ATGAGCAAAAACAAATTACTGTCAGGAATACTTCTTTTTGTTCTCATAGCATCGACAACGGCCATGAATGCACAGCAGACAACAGCCATTAATCAGGAACTAAACGCGCAGCAGCAACGCATTGTGGCTATATCTGCTCTTGCTGCCACCGGCGATCTGGATGGATTGAAAGCACAATTGGGCGCAGGACTTGATGCCGGTCTTACGATCAATGAAATCAAGGAATTACTGGTGCAACTATATGCCTATTGTGGTTTCCCGAGAAGTTTGAATGGCATCAGTACATTTATGAAGGTGTTGGAAGAACGAAAAGCAAACGGCATTCAGGACCCGATCGGAAAGGAAATCCTATTGACCAACGACCTTTCTGACAACTATGAACGAGGCAGAAAGCTGTTGGAAGTATTGACTAAAAAACCGCAGCCAAAGCCCGCACCTGGCTTTGGGGAATTCGCTCCGCGGATAGATGCTTTTTTGAAGGAGCATCTTTTTGCCGACGTATTCGACAGTGATGTGCTTAGCTATCAGCAACGGGAATTGATAACTATAGCTGCCTTAGCCGCCATGCCGGGCGTCGCATCCCAATTACAGGCTCACCTGAAAATGGGGATGAATACAGGCCTTACCGAAAGCCAATTGGTTCAGGTGGCGGGGGTAATTGAAACGTTCATTAGCCGGACACAGGCAAACTCACTCAGGGAAATACTGGCAAAGCCAATCGTCTCTGTCATCGAAACGGATATGATGATACGCATCGCTGAACTTGAGATCGTGCTGGACTATCTGGGCGAATATAAAGCTATCCTGAAAGAAGAAGCGGCTAGATCTGTGCAACTTGAGCCGGGGGTAATTGCCATCTTTCCGATGTATGAGAAAGAAAAACCAACCCAAATCAGGTTAATAGAAGTATATGCTAACCAAGCGGCTTATCAATCGCATTTAAAAACACCCCATTTTCAGCATTATAAAACATCTACTCTGAAAATGGTGAAGTCATTAAAGCTGATTAATATGGCTGGCCTTGACCCTGAAACAATGTTGAACGTATTTAAAAAGTTAAAATGA
- a CDS encoding AraC family transcriptional regulator, translating to MTSMQPYRLKSITDYHRMLELPKPEHPLISVINLESFQRPSIDGPISLIFDFYSVSMKKNFKLKMKYGQQSHDFDEGVLFCMAPGQVLSIEFNKDATHEPSGWMVLFHPDFLWNTPLAKTIRHYDYFSYSVHEALHLSDKEETMITDIAQHMEQEYHANLDKFSQDVMIAQLELLLKYTDRFYHRQFITRRVANHQILDRLEDLLAVYFDSEAISQKGLPTVSSIAETLNVSSDYLSGLLKALTGLNTQQHIHQKLIEKAKEKLSTTGLSVSEIAYQLGFEHPQSFSKLFKTKTDVSPLEFRQSFN from the coding sequence ATGACAAGTATGCAACCTTACCGGCTTAAATCGATCACTGACTATCACCGGATGCTGGAGCTTCCCAAGCCGGAACATCCCTTAATCAGTGTGATCAATTTGGAATCCTTTCAACGTCCGTCTATTGATGGGCCGATCAGTTTGATCTTTGATTTTTATTCTGTCTCGATGAAGAAGAATTTTAAGCTCAAGATGAAATATGGTCAGCAGTCCCATGATTTTGATGAAGGCGTGTTGTTTTGCATGGCGCCCGGTCAGGTTTTAAGTATCGAGTTTAACAAAGACGCAACCCATGAACCTTCGGGATGGATGGTACTATTCCATCCCGATTTTTTGTGGAACACGCCGTTGGCAAAAACCATCCGTCACTATGATTATTTCAGCTATTCGGTCCATGAAGCCCTGCACCTTTCCGATAAGGAAGAAACCATGATTACCGACATTGCGCAGCATATGGAGCAGGAATACCACGCCAACCTGGACAAATTCAGCCAGGATGTTATGATTGCACAATTGGAGTTGTTGCTCAAGTATACGGACCGGTTTTATCATCGTCAGTTTATTACCCGGCGTGTAGCCAATCATCAGATTCTGGATCGGCTGGAGGACTTACTGGCCGTCTATTTTGATAGTGAGGCTATTAGCCAGAAAGGCTTACCCACTGTTAGTTCCATTGCTGAAACCCTAAATGTATCATCGGACTATTTAAGTGGGTTGCTTAAAGCCCTGACTGGCTTGAACACCCAGCAGCACATCCACCAAAAATTGATTGAAAAAGCAAAAGAGAAGTTATCGACTACGGGGCTGTCCGTCAGTGAAATTGCCTATCAGTTAGGCTTTGAGCATCCGCAGTCGTTCAGCAAATTATTCAAGACAAAAACCGATGTTTCGCCCCTGGAATTCAGGCAGTCGTTTAATTGA
- a CDS encoding SDR family oxidoreductase produces the protein MKVFVTGATGFVGSALVQELMGAGHQVVGLARSESAAKALTAVGADVHRGDLEDLDSLRSGATESDGVIHAGFIHDFTRFKEVCELDRLAIEAIGEALVGSDRPFIVTSGTALVSPGRLGTEDIIPTPGVHPRLSEEAADAVAARGVRVSVIRLSPSVHGEGDHHGFVPMLINIAREQGVSGYIGDGLNRWNAVHRLDAVHLYRLALENAATGARFHAVAEESIAFKTIAETIGKHLNIPVVSIAPETAAANFGWFTGFAGLDCPASSKLTQERLNWHPAQSTLLADMEQGIYFN, from the coding sequence ATGAAAGTATTTGTTACAGGAGCCACCGGTTTCGTTGGTTCTGCCCTTGTTCAGGAATTAATGGGTGCTGGCCACCAGGTGGTAGGCCTTGCCCGCTCAGAATCCGCGGCAAAAGCGCTTACCGCAGTGGGCGCTGACGTTCATCGGGGTGATTTGGAGGATCTGGATAGTTTGCGAAGTGGAGCTACCGAATCAGATGGCGTCATTCACGCCGGCTTTATCCACGATTTTACCCGGTTTAAAGAAGTATGTGAACTAGACAGGCTGGCTATTGAAGCCATCGGTGAGGCACTCGTTGGATCGGATCGTCCTTTTATCGTGACTTCCGGCACTGCGCTTGTTAGTCCGGGGCGTTTAGGCACGGAAGATATAATACCTACTCCTGGCGTACACCCCAGGTTATCGGAAGAGGCAGCGGATGCTGTGGCCGCGCGGGGTGTACGCGTTTCGGTGATCCGTCTTTCGCCCTCCGTACACGGAGAAGGTGATCATCATGGCTTTGTGCCGATGCTGATTAACATTGCCCGTGAACAGGGAGTTTCGGGATACATAGGCGATGGGCTCAACCGCTGGAATGCTGTGCACAGGCTGGACGCTGTGCATCTATACAGGCTGGCTTTAGAGAATGCGGCAACGGGAGCGAGGTTTCATGCGGTTGCCGAAGAGTCAATTGCATTCAAAACTATTGCTGAGACTATCGGCAAACACCTCAACATTCCGGTGGTATCCATAGCACCTGAAACAGCAGCAGCGAATTTTGGGTGGTTTACGGGTTTCGCAGGGTTGGACTGCCCGGCATCGAGCAAACTAACTCAGGAGCGCCTGAATTGGCATCCTGCGCAGTCAACTCTTCTTGCTGATATGGAACAAGGAATCTATTTCAACTAA
- a CDS encoding serine hydrolase codes for MKSNLLVATALALFLVTASYAQTLDNAKLDQFFDQLAEKNKAMGSLVIAREGNVLYSRSIGYSQINGTGKNPLTMTTRYRIGSITKMFTAAMILQLVEEGKLKLTDTLDKFFPQIPNASKITIAHILAHRSGIHDSLLDRNLRPSSKTNLLTKDELLSLIAKGTPDFEPDTKHSYSNSGYAILGLILEKLTGKPYEEALKERITSRIGLKDTYIATGNIDVNKNEALTYRHLGEWKQVPETHPSILFGGGSIISTPNDLIKFIQALFDRKLISQESLNQMKTIRDGDGLGMEPFTFAGKTFYGHTGGGDNYGAWLAYLPEEKLAVAYTTNAKVYPVVNIMNGIIDIYYNKPFQIPTFESLTISPEILDKYVGAYSFPGAPAKFMISREGATLYAQPPGQSAVPLEATAQDKFRIEGVAIAIEFDTTKNQMTIKRNGGERVLTKEN; via the coding sequence ATGAAATCTAACTTACTAGTCGCAACCGCACTGGCCCTTTTTTTAGTTACTGCCAGCTACGCACAGACGCTGGACAACGCTAAACTTGACCAGTTTTTTGACCAGCTCGCCGAAAAGAATAAGGCAATGGGCAGTCTGGTCATTGCCAGGGAAGGCAACGTTCTTTACAGCCGCTCAATCGGTTACAGCCAGATTAACGGAACCGGAAAGAACCCGTTGACCATGACAACCCGCTACCGGATAGGGTCGATCACAAAAATGTTCACCGCTGCAATGATCCTTCAGCTCGTTGAGGAAGGAAAGCTAAAGCTGACCGATACGCTCGACAAATTCTTCCCACAAATCCCAAATGCCAGTAAGATTACCATTGCGCATATACTCGCGCATCGCAGTGGTATCCATGACTCCCTACTAGACAGAAATTTACGCCCCTCGTCGAAGACGAACCTACTGACGAAGGATGAACTGCTCTCCCTCATCGCCAAAGGCACACCTGATTTTGAGCCAGACACAAAGCATTCCTACAGCAATTCTGGCTATGCCATTTTGGGCCTTATCCTTGAAAAGTTAACCGGCAAACCCTACGAGGAAGCACTCAAGGAACGAATCACCTCAAGAATCGGGCTCAAGGATACATACATAGCGACCGGAAACATCGATGTGAACAAAAACGAAGCGCTTACCTATAGGCACCTCGGAGAGTGGAAACAGGTGCCCGAAACCCATCCAAGCATCCTTTTTGGTGGGGGGTCGATTATTTCGACACCGAACGACCTGATCAAGTTCATCCAGGCACTATTCGACCGAAAACTGATTTCTCAGGAGAGTCTCAATCAAATGAAAACGATACGGGATGGCGACGGATTGGGCATGGAACCCTTCACGTTCGCGGGCAAGACCTTCTATGGGCACACGGGCGGGGGCGACAACTACGGAGCATGGCTGGCTTATCTGCCGGAAGAAAAGCTGGCAGTCGCCTATACAACGAATGCGAAGGTTTACCCGGTGGTCAATATCATGAATGGCATCATTGACATTTACTACAATAAACCCTTTCAAATTCCCACCTTCGAATCCCTCACTATCAGCCCAGAAATTCTGGACAAATACGTAGGTGCTTATTCATTCCCGGGCGCTCCTGCCAAATTTATGATCAGCAGAGAAGGCGCTACACTGTACGCACAGCCGCCCGGTCAATCTGCGGTTCCACTCGAAGCGACAGCCCAGGACAAATTTAGAATAGAAGGTGTAGCTATAGCCATCGAGTTCGATACGACGAAAAACCAGATGACCATAAAAAGGAATGGTGGGGAGCGTGTTTTGACAAAAGAAAATTAA
- a CDS encoding potassium transporter KefB, whose translation MTQSNKLTTPPIHPVSVGKRMVVGAGIGLVLISIFLLGVREPNPAWGTLWMIRPLLIVPLAGAVGGLCNYVILHFHNQIGVNKSIAVIVSVLVGSIGLWLGIVLGLAGTLWH comes from the coding sequence ATGACACAGAGCAACAAGTTAACTACACCGCCAATTCATCCAGTTTCAGTAGGTAAACGAATGGTAGTAGGTGCAGGCATTGGTTTAGTACTGATCTCAATTTTTCTGCTTGGCGTTCGTGAGCCTAATCCAGCTTGGGGAACGCTTTGGATGATTAGACCCCTGCTTATCGTTCCCTTAGCCGGAGCCGTAGGAGGCTTATGCAATTACGTCATTCTTCATTTTCACAACCAGATCGGGGTAAATAAGTCAATTGCTGTGATCGTCAGTGTACTGGTAGGTAGTATCGGCTTATGGCTTGGAATTGTTTTGGGATTAGCTGGCACGCTGTGGCATTAA
- a CDS encoding transcriptional regulator yields MKISINGLDKAFESRIKLGIMAALAVNQTLDFNSLKEFLDVTDGNLASHLKALEKDEFIRVEKSFVDKKSNTSYAATELGRKAFSDHLNALEKLIKGVAE; encoded by the coding sequence GTGAAAATATCGATCAATGGTTTAGATAAAGCATTTGAAAGCAGGATCAAGCTTGGCATTATGGCGGCCCTGGCTGTTAATCAGACGCTTGATTTCAATTCGCTGAAGGAATTTCTAGATGTGACGGATGGTAATCTGGCAAGCCATCTGAAAGCCCTGGAGAAAGACGAGTTTATTCGGGTGGAAAAATCATTTGTTGACAAAAAATCGAACACCAGTTATGCCGCTACCGAGCTTGGCCGGAAAGCATTTAGCGACCATCTTAACGCTTTGGAAAAACTAATTAAAGGGGTTGCTGAATAG
- a CDS encoding MFS transporter: MLNFKLRNYRWFIVFLLFAATTINYLDRQIIGLLKPILEKEFSWTETDFARIVIAFTAAYAIGLLLVGWFVDKVGTKLGYSVTIIWWSVAGMLHALARSAFGFGVARVGLGLGEAGNYPAAVKTVAEWFPQKERALATGLFNAGTSIGVVAALLIVPWILTHYGWQEVFWITGALGFVWLFFWLIFYDIPARQKRLSADEYAYIISGQETETEGKVAIKWARLFTLPQTWALITGKGLIDPIYWFFLFWLPSYFSSSFQLDLKKPSLELMLIYTATTVGSIGGGALSSWLIKRGWPTLKARKLVLLVFAFLELSIILTQFATSVWVAVGLISLAVAVHQAWATNVFTLASDLFPKQAVSSAAGIAGMAGAVGGILFPILVGSLLDTYKAAGNLAGGYNVLFTVCGCTYLIAYGIIHLLTRNPKVVHINQLT, encoded by the coding sequence ATGCTCAATTTTAAACTAAGGAATTATCGCTGGTTCATTGTTTTTTTATTGTTTGCCGCCACAACGATCAATTATCTTGATCGGCAGATAATTGGTTTATTAAAGCCCATTCTGGAGAAAGAATTTAGCTGGACTGAAACCGATTTCGCCCGTATCGTAATCGCCTTTACAGCAGCTTATGCCATTGGTCTACTGCTGGTTGGCTGGTTTGTTGATAAAGTAGGAACAAAACTAGGGTACTCTGTTACGATTATCTGGTGGAGTGTGGCCGGGATGCTTCACGCGCTGGCCCGCTCGGCTTTTGGGTTTGGCGTGGCCCGCGTTGGGTTAGGCCTGGGCGAAGCCGGTAATTACCCCGCAGCTGTAAAAACGGTGGCGGAATGGTTTCCGCAGAAAGAGCGGGCTTTAGCAACTGGCCTATTCAATGCCGGAACCAGTATTGGTGTCGTGGCAGCGTTACTCATTGTGCCCTGGATTTTAACGCACTACGGCTGGCAGGAAGTCTTCTGGATTACGGGGGCGTTAGGCTTTGTGTGGCTATTTTTCTGGCTTATTTTCTACGATATACCAGCCCGACAAAAACGATTATCTGCCGACGAATACGCCTACATCATCAGCGGACAGGAAACAGAAACCGAGGGGAAAGTAGCCATAAAATGGGCCAGGTTATTCACCCTGCCACAAACGTGGGCACTCATTACCGGCAAAGGCCTGATTGACCCTATTTACTGGTTTTTTCTGTTCTGGCTACCTTCCTATTTCTCCTCGTCGTTTCAATTAGACCTCAAGAAACCGAGCCTGGAGCTCATGTTAATATACACGGCCACAACCGTTGGCAGCATTGGTGGCGGAGCCTTATCCTCGTGGCTTATCAAACGCGGCTGGCCTACTTTGAAAGCCCGAAAACTAGTGCTGTTAGTCTTTGCCTTTTTAGAGTTATCCATTATTTTAACGCAGTTTGCCACCAGTGTTTGGGTCGCCGTCGGGCTGATAAGTCTGGCCGTTGCTGTGCACCAGGCCTGGGCCACCAACGTATTTACCCTGGCCTCTGATCTGTTTCCCAAACAGGCGGTCAGCTCGGCTGCGGGGATTGCCGGTATGGCGGGGGCTGTAGGTGGCATCCTGTTTCCTATTCTGGTTGGCAGTTTGTTGGATACCTATAAAGCAGCCGGGAATTTAGCTGGTGGCTATAACGTACTGTTCACTGTTTGTGGATGTACCTACCTAATTGCGTATGGAATTATCCATTTGCTAACCCGAAACCCCAAAGTCGTTCACATAAACCAGTTGACGTAA
- a CDS encoding bifunctional 4-hydroxy-2-oxoglutarate aldolase/2-dehydro-3-deoxy-phosphogluconate aldolase translates to MAQHAFSWELYLKAPLVGIIRGLPAEVVSQILPIYQEAGLTTIEITMNTVGVETMIQQAIETTTNGLNIGAGTVCTLEDLDRALEAGAQFIVTPIVNKKVIKACVKRNVPIFPGAFTPTEIYKAWSLGASMVKVYPATSLGPDYIKDIKAPMNQLKLIPTGGISLHNMAAYFKAGADGVGIGSHLFDKTLIQQQNWSGLKEHFQHFVNEMMTGSPAR, encoded by the coding sequence ATGGCACAACACGCATTCTCCTGGGAATTGTATTTAAAAGCACCGCTCGTCGGAATTATCAGAGGACTCCCGGCTGAGGTCGTAAGCCAGATTCTCCCTATTTACCAGGAAGCTGGTCTGACAACCATCGAGATAACCATGAATACAGTGGGGGTAGAAACGATGATTCAACAGGCAATTGAAACAACTACTAATGGGCTCAATATTGGCGCAGGTACCGTTTGTACGCTGGAGGATCTTGATCGGGCACTAGAAGCCGGGGCACAGTTTATAGTCACCCCAATTGTCAACAAAAAAGTGATTAAAGCCTGTGTAAAACGTAACGTGCCCATTTTTCCCGGCGCATTCACCCCCACTGAGATTTATAAGGCCTGGTCATTAGGGGCTTCAATGGTAAAAGTTTACCCCGCTACGTCTCTGGGCCCCGACTACATTAAAGACATAAAAGCACCCATGAATCAGTTGAAACTAATTCCAACCGGCGGCATTAGCCTCCACAACATGGCAGCCTACTTTAAAGCCGGAGCTGATGGCGTAGGCATTGGTAGCCACTTATTCGACAAGACGCTCATCCAACAGCAAAACTGGTCAGGCTTGAAAGAACACTTTCAGCACTTCGTCAACGAAATGATGACGGGGTCACCCGCGCGGTGA
- a CDS encoding 2-dehydro-3-deoxygalactonokinase, translating to MKNYLLGCDWGTSSFRLRLINSIDSQLIGEVTSQEGVATMFTSWKENGEMNGISREQFFRVQLKRQINLLAKQLAINLDDIPIVVSGMASSSIGMDEVPYATLPFPIDGSLANIKRLGSQADFPHDIILISGIKTQHDVMRGEETQLIGLLSLLDMLHYNSDESILIFPGTHSKHIYIRNQLVTDFQTFMTGEVFNLMSNYSILKDSVEPTGLTVFDESEVDAFKRGVNQSDQSSILNSLFRVRTNQLFNQLTKRQNALYLSGLLIGNELQSLSHQPTWQLILCSGNNLYELYKLAMDELNLSERTMTISVDLLDKATIAGQVKVAQNQLVLLSK from the coding sequence ATGAAAAATTATCTGTTAGGTTGCGATTGGGGGACATCCTCTTTTCGGCTACGACTCATCAACAGTATTGATAGCCAGCTTATTGGCGAAGTTACCTCACAGGAAGGCGTAGCAACTATGTTTACTTCCTGGAAGGAAAATGGCGAAATGAATGGAATTTCCAGAGAGCAGTTTTTTCGGGTACAACTAAAGCGTCAGATTAATCTACTGGCAAAGCAACTCGCTATTAATCTGGATGATATACCGATCGTTGTTTCAGGGATGGCCTCCTCCTCTATTGGCATGGACGAAGTTCCGTACGCTACGTTACCGTTTCCAATTGATGGAAGTCTGGCCAATATCAAACGGCTTGGCTCACAGGCTGATTTTCCGCACGACATTATCCTTATATCGGGCATTAAAACGCAGCACGATGTTATGCGGGGTGAAGAAACTCAGTTAATTGGTCTGCTCTCGTTATTGGATATGCTGCATTATAATAGTGACGAGTCGATTTTGATATTCCCAGGAACGCATTCGAAACATATCTACATCCGGAATCAGCTGGTAACCGACTTCCAAACCTTTATGACAGGCGAGGTCTTTAACCTCATGTCGAACTACAGCATTTTGAAAGATTCTGTAGAACCCACTGGCCTGACCGTTTTTGACGAAAGCGAAGTAGACGCCTTTAAACGTGGGGTCAACCAATCGGATCAGTCATCCATTCTGAATAGCTTATTCCGGGTTAGAACCAATCAATTATTCAATCAATTAACCAAACGCCAGAATGCACTTTATTTAAGTGGATTATTAATTGGCAACGAGCTTCAGTCACTTAGTCACCAACCTACCTGGCAATTGATTCTGTGCAGTGGAAACAATTTATACGAACTGTACAAACTGGCCATGGATGAACTGAATTTATCGGAACGAACCATGACCATTTCTGTCGATTTACTTGATAAAGCCACCATTGCTGGCCAGGTTAAAGTAGCGCAGAACCAGCTCGTACTTCTAAGCAAATAA
- a CDS encoding PQQ-binding-like beta-propeller repeat protein, giving the protein MNFLLKSSFGILILGCFLSANQETSVIKPQLPADDWPTYGGNNAGNRYSRLNQINTQTVKDLTLAWTYDTGDNTGAGQRGMDIQCQPIVVNGVLYGTSPRMKLFAVDAATGKQHWQFDPFANPEKKPRFHPIRGVVYWEDGARNGEPDKRILYSVGSFLYAINASTGKLIDSFGRHGEVDLHEGLGDKETLGYDVNNFSIRVTTPGVIYKDLLITGSAVNEGGDAPPGYIRAFNVRTGKLAWVFHTIPLPGEFGYETWAKDSYKKLGGANCWAGMVIDEKRGIVYAGTGSPSVDFYGGARPGQNLFANCVIALNAETGKRVWHFQTIHHDLWDRDLPCPPNLVTVKHNGPDGRPRLVDAVAQATKDGYVFVFDRDTGKPLFPVKEVPVPTSPALPGEKPWPTQPVPSKPAPFVRQELTEKEITTRTPEAHAYVLNQYKNSRVGSKYMPPSEEGSLYFGFGGGAEWGGNAADPDGILYQNANTMLWWLKMRDSRMQGTNVVQTRGSSLFNQNCSACHNLNRTGSSAASASASQAYPDLTDVGKRLDREQINTLLTTGRGRMPSFGHLSKEDRDALVNFLLKSETKSEAVPDMHSSVVTSPVVRDADFPYMPPYLNNGNTQFRDQDNYPAIKPPWGTLNAINLNTGEYLWQVPLGEYPDLTKKGLPPTGTENHGGPIVTAGGLLFIAATYDEKLRAFDKKNGKVVWEYKLPAGGFATPITYMANGKQYIVIAAGGTRYGLKSGGSYVAFALP; this is encoded by the coding sequence ATGAATTTCTTACTTAAATCTTCTTTTGGAATTCTGATTCTGGGCTGTTTCCTGTCGGCAAATCAGGAGACGAGTGTAATCAAGCCGCAGTTACCCGCCGATGACTGGCCTACGTATGGTGGAAACAATGCGGGAAATCGATACTCGCGACTGAACCAGATCAACACCCAGACTGTCAAAGACCTGACGCTTGCCTGGACCTACGACACGGGCGACAATACGGGAGCGGGCCAACGTGGGATGGACATTCAATGTCAGCCGATTGTTGTAAACGGGGTGCTGTACGGCACGTCGCCCCGCATGAAGCTCTTTGCCGTCGATGCAGCTACGGGTAAGCAGCACTGGCAATTTGATCCCTTCGCCAATCCCGAAAAAAAGCCCCGGTTTCACCCCATCCGTGGGGTTGTGTATTGGGAAGATGGTGCTCGCAACGGCGAACCGGACAAACGTATATTATATTCTGTTGGCTCGTTTCTGTACGCCATCAATGCCTCGACGGGTAAGCTAATTGACAGCTTTGGCCGGCATGGCGAAGTTGATTTGCATGAGGGCCTTGGCGACAAAGAAACACTTGGCTACGACGTCAACAACTTTTCAATCCGTGTTACCACCCCCGGTGTTATTTACAAAGACTTACTGATTACGGGCTCAGCCGTGAACGAAGGGGGAGATGCTCCTCCGGGTTACATTCGGGCGTTTAATGTGCGTACGGGCAAGCTGGCCTGGGTATTCCACACCATCCCGCTGCCGGGTGAATTTGGGTACGAAACCTGGGCCAAAGACTCCTACAAAAAACTGGGCGGAGCGAACTGCTGGGCCGGTATGGTCATCGACGAAAAGCGGGGTATTGTCTACGCGGGAACAGGATCGCCCTCTGTTGATTTCTACGGGGGTGCCCGCCCGGGACAGAATCTGTTTGCCAACTGCGTAATTGCCCTGAATGCAGAAACGGGTAAGCGGGTGTGGCATTTCCAAACCATCCATCATGACCTCTGGGATCGTGATCTGCCCTGCCCACCCAACCTGGTAACCGTTAAACACAATGGCCCCGACGGTCGGCCCCGGCTGGTTGATGCTGTGGCACAGGCAACCAAAGACGGCTATGTGTTTGTGTTTGACCGGGATACGGGCAAACCCTTATTCCCCGTGAAGGAGGTACCCGTTCCTACCTCACCGGCATTACCCGGCGAGAAGCCCTGGCCTACCCAACCCGTTCCAAGCAAGCCTGCGCCTTTTGTCCGGCAGGAGTTAACGGAAAAGGAAATCACGACCCGTACCCCCGAAGCCCACGCCTATGTGTTGAACCAGTATAAAAACAGTCGGGTAGGTAGCAAGTATATGCCCCCCAGCGAAGAAGGGAGCTTGTATTTTGGCTTTGGTGGGGGTGCCGAGTGGGGTGGTAATGCTGCCGACCCCGACGGTATTTTGTATCAGAATGCCAATACTATGCTGTGGTGGCTGAAAATGCGCGATAGCCGGATGCAGGGAACGAACGTAGTCCAAACACGCGGCTCGTCCTTGTTTAACCAGAATTGTTCGGCCTGTCACAACTTGAATCGGACAGGTAGTAGTGCGGCTTCAGCAAGTGCATCCCAAGCCTACCCCGACCTGACCGACGTAGGAAAACGACTGGATCGTGAGCAGATCAACACCTTATTGACAACCGGCCGGGGACGTATGCCGTCCTTTGGTCACTTGTCTAAAGAAGATCGCGACGCCCTCGTCAACTTTTTGCTCAAGAGCGAAACCAAGTCTGAGGCTGTGCCCGATATGCATAGCTCGGTGGTTACGTCGCCCGTGGTCAGGGATGCCGACTTCCCGTACATGCCGCCATATCTGAATAATGGTAACACCCAATTTCGGGATCAGGACAATTACCCGGCCATTAAACCGCCCTGGGGAACGCTGAACGCCATTAATCTGAACACGGGCGAGTACCTCTGGCAAGTGCCACTCGGCGAATACCCCGACCTGACCAAAAAAGGACTGCCACCCACCGGCACCGAAAATCACGGTGGTCCAATTGTAACAGCTGGGGGCTTACTGTTTATTGCGGCTACCTATGACGAAAAACTTCGAGCTTTTGACAAAAAAAACGGTAAAGTGGTATGGGAGTACAAGTTACCCGCCGGAGGCTTTGCGACGCCGATAACCTATATGGCCAACGGAAAGCAATATATTGTCATTGCTGCGGGTGGCACCCGATATGGCTTAAAGTCAGGGGGGTCTTATGTTGCCTTTGCGTTACCGTAA